Sequence from the Kineosporia succinea genome:
GCGCGTCCGTGTGCCCGTGCCGGCCCCTTGCCCTGCGCGCCCATCTGTCCGAGAACCGACAGGGTGCTGCTTTCGATAATCGACTATCGATAATCGAAAGCAGCGAACAGTCGCCTCCAGCACCAGGGATACGGCGAGGTCGCCGCGATTCCTGTAGAACCGCGCCCTCCGGGGCCCACCAGCCCATGGCGCGACCACCGTGTGAAGCTGCCACCGCATGAGGTGCCACCGCATGAGGTGCCGCCGCCGTATGAGGTGCCGTGGCCGCATGAGGTGCTGTGGCCGTGTGGGGGTGTCGCGGCTGTGTGCGGTGTCGTGGTCGCGTGAGGTGTTGTGGCTGTGTGGGGTGTCGTGGCCGCACCAGGTGTTGTGGCTGTGGGGTGTCGTGGTCGCGTGAGGTGTTGTGGCTGTTTGCGGTGCTGTGGCCGCCCAGGTGCTGTGGCTGTGCGGGGTGTCGTAGCCGCGTGAGGTGCTGTGGCTGTGTGGATGTGGTGGCCGCGTGGGCCGCATGCGGGGGCCTTGTCTACAGCATGGCGTTGCGTACGGCGTAGGCAGCGTGTCGTGAGGCTTCGAGAAAACGGCCGCCCAGCCCGGCGTAGGGCAGGTAGTCGCGCGGGAGGTCGGCGTGCTCGATGGCGGTGACCTGTACGCCCGCCTCGCGGGCGGCCTCGGCGTACCGGCGGGCGGGGGCGCGCTGGGCCTCGGTGCCGGCGGACGCCACGTACGTGGTTGGCACCCCGGACAGGTCCGCACCCCGTTCGGGCACGGTGCGGGGGCCCAGCAGCACCTGGAGGGCCGGGCGCCGCTCGTCGGACCGCAGCGCCAGGGACACCGCCGCCACCAGGTCGGCACCCGCACCCTCACCACCCAGGGCGATACGCGCGGGGTCGACGCCCAGTTGCCGGGTGTGGGAGGTGACCCAGCGGATCAGGGTGACCGCGTCGTCCACCATCAGGTTTGAAGGGGTGACGAGAACCTGCGCATGCGCGTGAAAGGCCAGGAACCGCAACGGGTAATCGGCGATCGGCGTGCCGGGCACGAGAACCAGCAGGCTGCGCGGGAGTTCGCCGGCCGGGTGGTAGAGGCGCAGGCGCTGCCCGGCCACGGTGGTCTCCCAGGCGCTGACCGGCAGCCGCCGCCCCCGCAGGGCGTTCGTCGGCAGGTTCGGCAGCCTGCGCACGAGGTGCGCGACCGGGTCGGTCTCCGGGTCGCGTTCGAGAACCGCGGCGAGCAACGGACGCGGCACGCGCCGGACCGCCTGCAGCAGTCCCCTGAGCGCGTGGTCACCGGGCGAGAGGGCCGGGGGATGCACCCGGGTGAAGAGGAATGGCGCTGTTTCGGACATGTCCGGCTCCCCGCGTCGATCTTCAGCAGCGCCCGAGTCTAGGCCCGGTCGCCGCATCCCCGGGCGTCGGTCCGGCCCCCGGGGCGGTGAAGACGCGATCATGGCGGGATCGCGTCTCAACGGGGGGTTGGACACATGAGGATCGCCGTCATCGGTGCCGGGTTCGCGGGGCTGGGCACGGCCCGGATGCTGATGCGCTGCGGGTTCGAGGTCACGGTGTTCGAGAGGGCGCCGGACGTCGGCGGGGTGTGGAGCCGCACCCGGCGCTACCCCGGACTGCGCACCCAGAACGACAAGCGCACCTACGCCTTCTCCGAGCACCCGATGCCCGCGCACTACCCGCAGTGGCCCTCGGGGGAACAGGTGCAGCGCTATCTGGAGAGCTACGTCGAGGTGTTCCGGCTCGGGCCCGCACTTCGCCTGTCGACGGAGGTGGTCTCGGCCACGGTGGTGCGGCCCGGGTCGTGGTCACTGACCGTGCGCCCGGCCGGGGCCGGAACCGGGACCAGAACCGGGACCAGGGCCAGAACCGGGGCCGAGCTCGAGGAGACGCTCACCTTCGATCACCTGGTGGTCGCCAACGGCACGTTCTCGCAGCCCGCGATTCCGGTCTTCCCGGGGCGCACGGTGTTCGAGGACGCGGGGGGCGAGGTCAGCGCG
This genomic interval carries:
- a CDS encoding alpha/beta hydrolase; protein product: MSETAPFLFTRVHPPALSPGDHALRGLLQAVRRVPRPLLAAVLERDPETDPVAHLVRRLPNLPTNALRGRRLPVSAWETTVAGQRLRLYHPAGELPRSLLVLVPGTPIADYPLRFLAFHAHAQVLVTPSNLMVDDAVTLIRWVTSHTRQLGVDPARIALGGEGAGADLVAAVSLALRSDERRPALQVLLGPRTVPERGADLSGVPTTYVASAGTEAQRAPARRYAEAAREAGVQVTAIEHADLPRDYLPYAGLGGRFLEASRHAAYAVRNAML